Proteins from a genomic interval of Corvus moneduloides isolate bCorMon1 chromosome 6, bCorMon1.pri, whole genome shotgun sequence:
- the COMMD9 gene encoding COMM domain-containing protein 9 isoform X1 has translation MAALRDGDFAALQILLKAPSKDAVRQLCQECFSSPPAALGPLAQRACPGLAVSAEEAEQLVSALHNLTRHVVYRGLTRAEDILCLFPENFHQNLKNLLTKIILENTSAWRNEAQASQISLPRLVDMDWRMDIKTSSDSIVRMAVPTCLLQLKIQEDAALCGNNPVVSALTVELSKETLDTMLEGLGRIRDQLSAVANK, from the exons ATGGCGGCGCTGCGGGACGGGGACTTCGCGGCGCTGCAGATCCTGCTGAAg GCGCCGTCCAAGGACGCCGTGcggcagctgtgccaggagtgCTTCTCCAGCCCGCCCGCCGCGCTCGGCCCGCTGGCGCAGCGCGCCTGCCCCGGGCTCGCCGTCAGCGCCGAGGAAGCGGAGCAG CTGGTGTCTGCTTTGCACAACCTCACCCGGCACGTGGTGTACCGAGGCTTGACCAGGGCAGAAGACATCCTCTGTCTTTTCCCAGAAAACTTCCACCAAAATCTGAAAAACCTCTTGACTAAGATAATCTTGGAGAATAC ctctgcttgGAGGAATGAAGCACAAGCAAGTCAGA TCTCCCTGCCTCGGCTCGTGGACATGGACTGGAGGATGGACATCAAGACGTCTTCAGACAGCATCGTAAGAATGGCAGTCCCTACCTGCCTGCTGCAGTTAAAG ATTCAGGAAGATGCTGCCTTATGTGGAAATAATCCTGTTGTTTCTGCACTGACTGTGGAACTGAGCAAAGAAACCCTGGACACTATGTTAGAAGGGCTGGGAAGGATTCGGGACCAACTTTCTGCCGTTGCAAACAAATGA
- the COMMD9 gene encoding COMM domain-containing protein 9 isoform X2, whose translation MAALRDGDFAALQILLKLVSALHNLTRHVVYRGLTRAEDILCLFPENFHQNLKNLLTKIILENTSAWRNEAQASQISLPRLVDMDWRMDIKTSSDSIVRMAVPTCLLQLKIQEDAALCGNNPVVSALTVELSKETLDTMLEGLGRIRDQLSAVANK comes from the exons ATGGCGGCGCTGCGGGACGGGGACTTCGCGGCGCTGCAGATCCTGCTGAAg CTGGTGTCTGCTTTGCACAACCTCACCCGGCACGTGGTGTACCGAGGCTTGACCAGGGCAGAAGACATCCTCTGTCTTTTCCCAGAAAACTTCCACCAAAATCTGAAAAACCTCTTGACTAAGATAATCTTGGAGAATAC ctctgcttgGAGGAATGAAGCACAAGCAAGTCAGA TCTCCCTGCCTCGGCTCGTGGACATGGACTGGAGGATGGACATCAAGACGTCTTCAGACAGCATCGTAAGAATGGCAGTCCCTACCTGCCTGCTGCAGTTAAAG ATTCAGGAAGATGCTGCCTTATGTGGAAATAATCCTGTTGTTTCTGCACTGACTGTGGAACTGAGCAAAGAAACCCTGGACACTATGTTAGAAGGGCTGGGAAGGATTCGGGACCAACTTTCTGCCGTTGCAAACAAATGA